Proteins encoded in a region of the Stieleria neptunia genome:
- a CDS encoding ATP-binding protein, with the protein MTSPGSSSVDAEQKTAELVGTLWIILVASLSVHVLTLVAARWQFADLSWPQEPFHSSVEMAGAIVALGVAWMLVSLERLQSGTSYNTWIASALVGMGVLDGLHAMVHQGATFVWLHSLATVTGGLLFAMVWLPQDRKRQTQSWPWIVLCLSLTVGVGSILLGDYLPKMTEGSQFTPLAQQMNIGGGLLMFAAAVRMVLTYRKTGNQDDLLFCLHCTLFGAAAVMFQQSKLWDLPWWGWHFLRLVAYGVALWFVIKTDARTARALQRRAADQARVEALKENAEQLKQTNAKLRREQFLINSLVNTIPDAVFFKDRQGRILRANQAMARDAGFDHPDELIGKTDEQIWAGELHSETAVDEQKIMETGEAIVNKEEMPMRSGGPQRWVLVTKMPLYDEENQITGLFGVARDITEIKLQELERERQADALAKAKEALERSNADLQQFAYVASHDLQEPLRAVAGHCQLLEMALADNSDERVNKFLRHAVDGAKRMQQLINNLLDYSRVQSRGREMVAVDMHGVVDDAMKNLAVAIEEHDAVIQIDDLPRIKGDRGQLVQLFQNLIGNAIKFCGDDAPSLRIAAEREADRWRFSVRDNGIGLEAEYQDRIFVIFQRLHGRSQYPGTGLGLAIAKRIVERHGGRIWVQSEPGSGSTFFFTLLPA; encoded by the coding sequence ATGACCAGTCCCGGTTCAAGTTCGGTCGACGCAGAGCAGAAAACGGCTGAACTGGTCGGGACGCTTTGGATCATTCTTGTTGCCAGTCTGTCCGTGCACGTTCTGACTTTGGTCGCGGCACGCTGGCAGTTCGCGGATTTGAGTTGGCCGCAAGAGCCGTTTCATTCGAGCGTTGAGATGGCCGGGGCGATCGTGGCACTGGGGGTCGCATGGATGCTGGTGTCGTTGGAACGGCTTCAATCCGGCACCAGCTACAACACGTGGATCGCGTCGGCGCTGGTCGGCATGGGGGTTTTGGACGGACTGCACGCGATGGTCCATCAGGGGGCGACGTTTGTTTGGCTGCACAGTCTGGCGACGGTCACCGGTGGACTGCTGTTCGCGATGGTCTGGTTGCCCCAGGATCGGAAACGGCAGACGCAGTCGTGGCCGTGGATCGTCCTGTGCCTGTCGCTGACCGTTGGCGTCGGGTCGATTCTGCTGGGGGATTATCTTCCCAAGATGACCGAGGGCAGTCAGTTCACACCGCTGGCACAGCAAATGAACATCGGCGGCGGGCTGTTGATGTTTGCGGCTGCGGTGCGGATGGTGTTGACCTACCGCAAGACCGGCAATCAGGACGACCTGCTGTTCTGTTTGCACTGCACGCTGTTCGGTGCCGCCGCGGTCATGTTCCAGCAATCCAAGCTTTGGGATTTGCCTTGGTGGGGATGGCACTTTTTGCGGCTGGTCGCCTACGGCGTCGCGCTCTGGTTTGTGATCAAGACCGACGCTCGGACGGCGCGGGCCTTGCAACGTCGGGCGGCCGATCAAGCGCGTGTTGAGGCGTTGAAGGAGAACGCGGAGCAGCTCAAACAGACCAACGCCAAACTGCGCCGCGAGCAGTTCTTGATCAATTCGCTGGTCAACACGATTCCCGATGCCGTGTTCTTCAAAGACCGCCAAGGCCGGATCCTGCGCGCCAACCAAGCGATGGCACGCGATGCGGGATTCGATCACCCCGACGAGTTGATCGGCAAGACGGACGAGCAAATCTGGGCCGGCGAGTTGCACAGTGAAACCGCGGTCGACGAACAGAAGATCATGGAGACCGGGGAAGCGATCGTCAACAAAGAAGAAATGCCGATGCGCAGTGGAGGCCCACAGCGTTGGGTGCTGGTCACCAAGATGCCCCTGTACGATGAAGAAAATCAGATCACGGGGCTGTTCGGCGTCGCCCGCGACATCACGGAAATCAAGTTGCAGGAGCTTGAACGAGAACGCCAAGCCGATGCATTGGCCAAGGCCAAGGAGGCACTGGAGCGGAGCAATGCCGATTTGCAACAATTCGCCTACGTCGCGTCGCATGATTTGCAAGAACCGTTGCGTGCCGTCGCCGGACATTGCCAGTTGTTGGAAATGGCATTGGCCGACAACAGCGATGAACGTGTCAACAAGTTTCTCCGTCACGCGGTCGACGGTGCAAAACGGATGCAGCAGTTGATCAACAATCTGCTGGACTACTCCCGTGTGCAATCTCGCGGCCGAGAAATGGTCGCCGTCGACATGCATGGCGTCGTCGATGACGCCATGAAAAATCTGGCCGTCGCGATCGAAGAACATGACGCGGTGATCCAGATCGACGATCTGCCGAGGATCAAGGGCGATCGGGGCCAGCTGGTTCAGTTGTTCCAAAATCTGATCGGCAACGCGATCAAGTTCTGCGGTGATGACGCGCCGAGCCTTCGGATCGCGGCCGAGCGTGAAGCGGACCGGTGGCGTTTTTCGGTCCGCGACAATGGAATCGGACTTGAAGCGGAATACCAAGACAGGATCTTTGTCATTTTTCAACGGCTGCACGGACGGAGCCAGTATCCTGGGACCGGTTTAGGACTCGCCATCGCTAAGCGCATCGTCGAGCGTCACGGCGGACGAATTTGGGTGCAGTCCGAACCGGGCTCGGGCAGCACGTTCTTTTTCACTCTTTTGCCGGCTTGA
- a CDS encoding alpha/beta hydrolase codes for MRHTWLICGLAICLSWGTSVRAEVTITPDVVYGHKSGLAMTMDVFTPTENVNGAGVLFMVSGGWYSRWQPPEQMQDRFKPLTDKGFTVFAVRHGSSPKFSIPEAVSDVRRSVRFIRKNSDRFQIDPQRLGVYGYSAGGHLSLMLGTASDDGDPAAKDPVDRVSNRVAAVVAFVAPTDLRIMVKDAPDRLDAYARFPALDLDLKAAEADSPLVHVTPDDPPTLLIAGDKDDLVPIEHSRNIQAAFEQADVTSRLIEVAGAGHGFRGEDARRSTASMVEWFQSQLAP; via the coding sequence ATGCGACACACTTGGCTGATTTGCGGGCTGGCGATTTGCCTTTCCTGGGGGACTTCGGTGCGAGCCGAGGTCACGATCACACCGGACGTCGTCTATGGCCACAAGTCGGGATTGGCGATGACGATGGACGTGTTCACTCCGACCGAAAACGTCAACGGGGCGGGTGTGTTGTTCATGGTCAGCGGCGGTTGGTATTCCCGCTGGCAGCCGCCGGAGCAGATGCAGGATCGGTTCAAGCCGTTGACGGACAAGGGGTTCACGGTGTTTGCCGTTCGCCATGGCAGCAGCCCCAAGTTCTCGATCCCCGAAGCGGTTTCGGATGTTCGCCGTAGCGTCCGGTTCATTCGCAAGAACTCGGATCGGTTCCAGATCGATCCGCAGCGGTTGGGTGTCTACGGCTACAGCGCTGGCGGGCATCTGTCGTTGATGTTGGGGACGGCATCGGATGATGGCGATCCGGCGGCGAAGGACCCGGTGGACCGGGTTTCCAATCGTGTCGCCGCGGTTGTGGCGTTTGTCGCGCCGACCGATTTGCGGATCATGGTCAAGGACGCGCCCGATCGGCTGGACGCCTACGCGCGGTTTCCGGCATTGGATCTCGATTTGAAGGCGGCCGAAGCTGATTCACCGCTGGTCCATGTCACCCCGGACGATCCACCGACGTTGTTGATCGCCGGGGACAAGGATGACCTGGTGCCGATCGAGCACAGTCGAAACATCCAGGCCGCGTTTGAGCAAGCCGATGTCACCAGTCGGCTGATCGAAGTCGCCGGCGCGGGGCACGGGTTTCGAGGCGAAGACGCTCGTCGGTCGACCGCATCGATGGTGGAATGGTTTCAGTCGCAGCTCGCTCCGTAG
- a CDS encoding DUF1559 domain-containing protein has translation MKRNWNSVDAIAVFVVCVLMLSLLSMGIARQRGASRQSSCENNLKQIGLAVHNYHSAYKQFPVGSGGTDTGGVDQPKRGNAGRLSAFVAMSPFMEEQKLWEMISNPLHSGSNKFPAMGPVPWFDAQAYTPWSLRPNRLVCPDDRQAQTDSLASSYVMNYGDGVEKVFYGRGDWPNPNDARSAMLARATHRGVFGKQREYKFRDVLDGLSNTLMLAESKVAGLRVAKNVAGLPFDPSLAIKAQRDKQFWPAGREARWCDGLLRSTGFQTILPPGSPSATSDQGDQTAVMSASSYHGAGTHTLFCDGAVRFVANTIDAGDPSHPSVGLGDKRTSRALTPPGSQSPYGLWGALGTRANKEPVTIDVRKRADGITEPRRPIPAEQLEAVRKKPIRTWTAAGGRGKMNGWLVSCAKEGDVVLVNEKGDLKYLTLSDLIGEDAYWIVQSLVAEKLQARNQLLDQLRDAVGLLERKEFGAFLTQFVDASQMSVQEMGIASAFVFQKRGILIQGFDDAIAFAQSGQVNIQVNDNRMLATFNGNDRNLTGNFVMHYANGRWYWLPPPR, from the coding sequence GTGAAACGCAATTGGAATTCCGTCGACGCCATCGCCGTGTTCGTGGTTTGTGTTTTGATGCTATCGCTGTTGTCGATGGGAATCGCCCGCCAGCGTGGCGCGTCGCGGCAGAGTAGCTGTGAAAACAATCTCAAGCAAATCGGTTTAGCGGTTCACAATTATCACTCCGCCTACAAGCAATTTCCCGTCGGCTCCGGGGGAACCGATACCGGGGGTGTCGATCAACCGAAACGCGGCAACGCCGGTCGGCTGAGTGCTTTCGTCGCGATGTCTCCCTTCATGGAGGAGCAGAAACTTTGGGAAATGATTTCGAATCCTCTGCACAGTGGTTCCAACAAATTTCCTGCGATGGGCCCCGTTCCTTGGTTCGACGCACAGGCCTACACGCCTTGGTCATTGCGTCCGAACCGTTTGGTTTGTCCGGACGATCGCCAGGCACAGACCGACTCGCTCGCTTCCAGCTACGTGATGAATTATGGCGACGGAGTCGAAAAAGTGTTCTACGGTCGCGGCGACTGGCCGAACCCCAATGACGCTCGTTCGGCGATGCTCGCCAGAGCGACCCATCGCGGCGTTTTCGGAAAACAACGGGAATACAAGTTTCGAGACGTGCTGGACGGTCTTTCCAACACCTTGATGCTCGCGGAGTCCAAAGTCGCGGGGTTGCGTGTGGCAAAGAATGTTGCCGGATTGCCGTTCGATCCTTCCTTGGCGATCAAGGCTCAACGCGACAAACAGTTTTGGCCGGCCGGGCGGGAAGCACGCTGGTGCGACGGACTGTTGCGTTCAACCGGGTTTCAAACCATTTTGCCGCCCGGTTCGCCGTCGGCGACTTCCGACCAGGGTGACCAGACCGCGGTGATGTCGGCGTCCAGCTACCACGGCGCCGGCACACACACGCTCTTTTGCGATGGCGCGGTGCGGTTCGTGGCCAATACCATCGACGCGGGTGACCCGAGCCATCCGAGCGTCGGACTCGGCGACAAGCGGACGAGCCGGGCGTTGACTCCGCCGGGATCCCAAAGCCCCTACGGTCTGTGGGGCGCGTTGGGAACCAGGGCGAACAAAGAACCGGTGACGATCGACGTCAGGAAACGTGCCGACGGGATCACCGAACCTCGTCGTCCGATCCCCGCAGAACAACTCGAAGCCGTTCGCAAGAAACCGATCCGAACATGGACCGCCGCCGGAGGCCGGGGCAAGATGAACGGTTGGCTTGTTTCGTGTGCAAAAGAAGGCGACGTCGTTTTGGTCAATGAGAAGGGGGACCTGAAATATCTGACGCTTTCTGACCTGATCGGCGAGGATGCCTATTGGATTGTGCAGTCCTTGGTGGCGGAAAAGTTGCAAGCCCGCAATCAACTGTTGGATCAGTTGCGTGACGCGGTCGGGCTGCTGGAAAGAAAAGAGTTCGGCGCATTCCTCACACAGTTTGTCGATGCGTCACAAATGAGTGTTCAAGAGATGGGGATTGCCAGTGCATTTGTCTTCCAGAAACGAGGCATCTTGATTCAGGGATTTGATGACGCGATCGCTTTTGCCCAGAGCGGCCAAGTCAACATCCAGGTCAATGACAATCGCATGCTGGCGACGTTTAACGGCAACGATCGAAATTTGACCGGCAATTTCGTCATGCACTATGCCAACGGACGCTGGTACTGGCTGCCACCGCCACGCTAA
- a CDS encoding DUF1559 family PulG-like putative transporter gives MKNRSASLANVLGVIVCVAVAASLVPRTILKQRVQARSSACSNNLRTIGLAFHNYHAAYKQLPAGTGGTTGNDDPAKSNQGLLGPLVGVLPFCEQQRLWEHVANPHENKRTGVVFPPMGPIPLFDPAVYEPWGRGPDIYRCPEAHPGDQAESTEVIRSLQLPITAMGVTADYVASYGDGTVLQGKVVQGRPDANESRNRRAANRGAFMTSQSMKFRDFLDGLSNTILYSEVVSSQKRDPGVSEIIRDVRGLSQAPVACLRAAEADGKQFWEFGRGSCWADGRPVYTGFQTVLPPNSPSCTSQHGIDEPIVSASSLHADGVHVLIADGSVVFITDNIDAGDASKAGVGLGPGYTSPGMPSPYGLWGALGTRASAERIDVQFPQATSRPRSSNRGSMNTSVWTDKTSGAQLTAEFIEIKDRKTIRLKHASGTIHEVPLHTLIPSDIYRAVEMDVMKKN, from the coding sequence ATGAAAAACCGTTCCGCCAGCCTTGCCAATGTGCTCGGCGTCATCGTCTGCGTGGCCGTGGCTGCGTCGCTCGTTCCGCGCACGATTCTCAAACAGCGTGTGCAAGCGCGTTCGTCGGCCTGTTCCAACAACCTCAGGACGATCGGGCTCGCGTTTCACAACTACCATGCGGCCTACAAACAACTTCCCGCTGGCACCGGTGGAACGACCGGAAACGACGATCCGGCCAAGAGCAACCAAGGCTTGTTGGGACCGCTGGTCGGCGTCCTTCCATTCTGTGAACAGCAGAGACTTTGGGAGCACGTGGCGAACCCTCATGAGAACAAGCGGACCGGAGTGGTCTTCCCGCCGATGGGACCGATCCCCTTGTTCGACCCCGCGGTTTACGAACCTTGGGGGCGCGGCCCCGACATCTATCGGTGTCCCGAGGCGCATCCCGGCGATCAAGCCGAGTCAACCGAGGTGATCCGTTCGCTGCAGCTTCCGATCACCGCGATGGGTGTGACCGCCGACTATGTTGCCAGTTACGGTGACGGAACGGTGCTGCAAGGCAAGGTGGTTCAGGGTCGGCCCGATGCGAACGAGTCGCGGAATCGGCGCGCCGCCAACCGCGGCGCGTTCATGACCAGCCAGTCAATGAAGTTCCGCGACTTTCTTGACGGATTGTCGAATACGATTCTTTATTCCGAAGTCGTGTCGAGTCAAAAACGCGATCCCGGGGTCAGCGAGATCATTCGCGACGTCCGCGGTTTGAGCCAAGCGCCGGTAGCATGCTTGCGTGCGGCCGAAGCAGATGGAAAGCAATTTTGGGAGTTTGGACGGGGCAGCTGCTGGGCCGACGGCCGGCCGGTTTACACCGGGTTCCAAACCGTCCTGCCGCCAAATTCACCCTCCTGCACTTCGCAGCACGGGATAGACGAACCGATTGTTTCGGCAAGCAGTCTGCATGCTGACGGCGTTCACGTTTTGATCGCCGATGGATCGGTCGTCTTCATCACCGACAACATTGACGCGGGAGACGCCTCCAAGGCCGGGGTGGGCCTCGGCCCTGGCTACACGTCGCCTGGAATGCCCAGCCCGTACGGATTGTGGGGCGCGCTGGGGACGAGGGCAAGCGCGGAGAGAATCGATGTGCAATTTCCGCAGGCGACTTCCAGGCCTCGTTCGTCCAACCGTGGATCGATGAACACGTCGGTCTGGACCGACAAAACGAGTGGAGCCCAACTGACGGCAGAATTCATCGAAATCAAAGACCGGAAAACGATTCGACTGAAACACGCATCCGGGACGATCCACGAAGTGCCCCTGCACACGCTGATTCCATCGGACATTTACCGAGCGGTCGAAATGGACGTGATGAAAAAGAACTAG